Part of the Etheostoma cragini isolate CJK2018 chromosome 8, CSU_Ecrag_1.0, whole genome shotgun sequence genome, CATTGGGGTGACAGTTCTCGCTATGGTTCCTGAGATCCCTGAGATTGTTAATGGGATACAGTTTGCTCTCCAAAACAACATCAGTCTTAGGTAAATCCTGTCTAAGTAAAGAAAGGTACTCAGacaatttaattacatttgcaTCTAAATGATTTATCTTTTTCCAGCTTGGAGGTGGGAAGTTGTATTGCTGTTCAGGTCTGCATGCTACAAATTCCAATTCTGGTCTGCTTTAACGCCTTCTATGTAAGACCCCCAGTTGGATCACTGATTCATTTATACAAATACCTACTGTTTGCTGTTTGATAGTTTCTGCAATCATCTTTGTTTTTGACAGGATGTGGGATTTGTACTATTGTTCAGTGACATGCACCTGTGGGCCAGTATCTTCAGTGTGATTCTTGTCAACTACATTTTCATGGACGGCAAGTCTGACTATTTTCAAGGTAAGTTTTATGTGTAAGTGTAATCAAAGATAGAACATTTGAACAGGAAGGAAAGCAGAGGCATCAATCGATAAGGTTCCACGTATTTGACATTGTAAATTACAGATTGCATATAATCTGCATGCtgaccatttttttaaacccaaaaggttttttaggttttattcCTTTTATGCTTTGAAAATTTGATTGAAAAGATCAATCGCAGTACTGATTAGTATTACTTTACACTGTCGTCATCATTATGTGCACTATAATATATGCATTATAATACACAATGGTTGCTGATATTTGAGTCAGCTGCTTTAAACTCACATGCTAATAGCAAATAGGTTTTAATCCTGATGATAATCGATGATTCAAACCTGCACATTAGGATTTTGCCATAAGGATGTGAAGGTGGCtatttattgcatttaaaaGTGTCTACTCAGTGGCTATTAAACTGAAGCATCCTTGAACACAGCCCTTGAGCCCCAGAATCAATGATCCTGAGTTTTATTCAGAAAAATATCCAGATAACCCAGTATGTTGGTTTTATAAATATAATCTTAGAACATCAGGGATCACATCTGGTTTAACACGATGCTAACCCAATTACACCCCACCCTCCCAGGTACAGCTCTGGTGGTTGTCTACCTTATTCTACTGGCTATGTATTACTTCGCTCCATCTCCAGCAGGCTGCTGACTGTGGGACTCACATTTTTAGCCTTTCAAGTTACCACTCCTTGTAGATGGGATTTTATCCAGAAAGTCAATTATCATGTGTAAATCCTGACACAGGATGTTTATTAAGTGTTTCAATTCTCATGCTGTTTTCctaaataatacaaatgaaaGAACTGAACACTTTAACCTCAGGTAGATCCTTGATGCTCACAATACTACTGTAAAAGTTTGAAAGCTAAAATACTTAATTTTTCTCAGACTCATAACTACGTACTTATGGTCTTTGTAGATTGTggctaaagaaagaaaacagtatttttacaatgcaaataaatgtaatgtagagTATCTGCATTAAGGCTAATTTcagttttgatgttttgtatactttaactcaaatgttaaaaatggtacTGTACATGTCAGATATTATGTGACATTATTTTAGATAAACCCTGTATTTGGAAACGGTcaatacaacattttgaaaaactgtctgcctgtgtttttattgtttgtacgGACAGGAATTATAAACCATAATGAACATTACAGCCAgatttgcttttgaaaaaacattcaCCTTTTCTCCCTAGAGTTTACGTAAAGTGACATGCACACCATTCCGACATGCAAAAGAGATCATTTAACTttcattaacataaaaaaatgatgcAAATATAAACATCTAAGCAAAGCAGTACATTTACCAAGTCCAAGAACAAAGTGAAACTGTTGCTTCATAATATGATATAAATAACGCTGTAACATGTCAACCATAACAAAAAGTAAATGAGGCGGAgttttgaatgtgaaaatgagcattataaTACAATATGTTTAAGATGAGTTAGCTTAGTATTATACCaacaattaaaatgaacatgagAGAACATATTTAAGGTACAGgtgaaaaaaagaggcaaaagtGTGACTTAATACAATCAGCTGAAATGTTAAAGTATTTAAGAGTTACAGTCCACAGCAGCCACAAAAGATTAGTTTTCATGAGTCATTGGCCGTACATATTTCTGTCCCAAACATGACAGCCTGTTAACATTTTGGCAATGGTGATGCTCTACAGACAGTCTGATCACAGTATTTCACATCCTGAGTACACCTTACATACCTTATTACCAGTTTGAAAAAAGTCTCATGCCCCTTTATACCATACCACAGCACAGTATTCTctggaaaaacaagacaagtttttaaaaaaacatagccTTATGCCGTAGAAAAAGGTTCAAATGGACTTTAGGCATACATTGGGAACTGAAATGACCAATGACTTATTTAAGTGTCAAACAATGTAGCTGCACGTTTTGCTACAATGAAAAATAAGTTGTGTCATAAAATCAAACAGCAGCACAGTGGTACAACTAAATAGGTAAAAAGAGTTCATGAAAAATCTTTAGCTGCAAGTGACATCTCCTGAttattttagcaacaaaaaGGCTCATGTGGAGAACACCAAACGAATCACATGGGGAAAAGGTTGCGTGTGCACAGCtcagagaaataaacaaaatcaaaagtcTTACACAGAGCAGAGACGTAAAAACAATGTGTGGGACGTACCGGAAATTCAGAAGGCACCAAATGTAGAAACGAAAAAGCTTGAGAATCTAGAGCTGCaggttaataaaataatttctaatgtattaaaagaaaaaggaagaataaCCGAAGAGGCACTAGAAGATTCACAGTGATGCCATGTCACAGATGTTTTAATAAggcttttgtgttttcatctgATCGTGAGGCCGAAAGTGACCAGTGAGGGGAATTTGACCTGTAGAGTTACGATAAAAGCTCAATATCAGCATGCAATCAGAAAGCCCTTGAGGCTAAAACATGATGCTTTAAATAATTAACCTAATTAGACTTTTAGGTATCCCAGTTTCACATGTCTATGATGTACCAGCAGTATCTTTTCAGATCATCTGGCTGATTTGTAACCAACTAAATGGAAATTTAAGTTTATATTGCCATGGTTTGGCAGTCATTTCTTATCTAACCTATGTCAGAGTGGGGACTGAACATATGGCAAAGACTAAAAACAGTGTGCAACGAATTTTAGCTACAGTGAAACAAACTGATCTCGGAATTGAAtctaaaatgacaacaaaagcaaaattcATTTTGACTTAAAATAAGTGATCTTTGGAACATTTAACCATTCCTGCTCTACCAGTTTCTGTGACAGTGATGTGtgaaaaaaccaacaacaacagggaaatgcaTGACATAGTGAACCCAGAACTTCAAGTGCAAAGCACAAGAAAGTGATTCTGTTCAGTAGAGCTGATGCATGGCTTCTGATGGACGCATGCCAACTCAAATCTGACACATACAAAAGAAATACTAAACATTGcactttgtatttaaaaaaaaacaaaaaaacacgtacatttacataaaactaaagttaaaaggcattcaaagtttttgtttaaTCATCCGACTTTCTTTGTCCTTTAAGAACTTTTTTGCTGAGTCATCAGTTATATTTTAGTCAGTGCTGTTCCATCACATACCACGTCCTTCACTCTGTCTATTTGAGCCGCTGAATTAGTGCATGTGTCAGTCCCATGCTGAGCAGCTGAAGGGTGGACAGCTGAGCTAAGTGAGGGAAAGTTTTCAGCAGTTTCTCCCAGGTCAGTTCCAGCAGGCTGGGCACTGCTAACCACACTTTGTACAAAGAGCCAGTCCTTTTGTTCCCAGACATATTGACGACACCGCCATGGAGGTACATGCAGCCAGCCTGAAGGAGGAACAATTGCAGAAATTAGAACTGTAACAATTagttaattaatcaatcaacaTAAAACGAATGGGCAACTATTGACAATAATTTAAATTCTTGTAGACAGTAACTCAACTTTCAGCTTTACCAAATGTAAGGATTTGCTGCTACTAtgtaattgtaaattgaatatcttggTTTGGTCAAACAATAAGATATTTGAAGATGTCAAATTGGAAAATTGACATTTGTCACTATTTTCTGtccattttatagactaaacaattaataagttaatagaaacaaaaacatctgcagattaactgataatgaaaatgatttgttgcAGCCCTACCGCACATAAAACGGTTTTCTATCTCTGTGTcgatttctttttctcagtgGAGTAGAGAAATCTGATGACCAAGCTAGATATAGACATGTGTGGAGGATAATTTACTCACTGGAGTGACTGCAGCAGAGTGAAAGTATGCTGGTTCTGGCATGGCGGCAGGCAGCTTGGTCCATTGAAAAGTCTGCAGGTTGATCTTCCACAGGTCAGATAGGATCAGCTCTCCATTATAACCCCCACATATAAACACCTCTAGAGGTAGGAACAGAGTGTGACatggttaaataaaacattttatacagGCGTGTCCAAATAATGCTGCGTGAAAATACTCCTTACCATCTTTGACCTGCACACAGCTGTGACAACGGCGGGCAGCAGGATATCCTGTGATGGTAAGGACATCTAATGTAAATTCAATGTACCATCTTAAAATAGTTTAttcaacaaaacagagaaactAAACATGGATCACAAACCTATTTTTTCATGGGGTTTGGTGACTATTTCCTCCCAGTAATTTGTCTCCAAGTTATATGCGTGAATCTGATGAAACAAATATTATAAAGTAAGGACTAACTCACTGTTTTTCTGTCAGATTTTATGTGCTCGTTCCTCTCACCTTTTCCAGAGTATATGACGTCCAGGACGTCCCACCTCCTAAAATGTATATTCTCTGTCCATCGTGGGCTAGTTCATGTCTGTACCTGTAAATCAGTCCGTTTTAATTAATATTCTGGGGATTCACTATTAAtcatacatactgtagttgTTAAAACTACATCTGCTGTCTGACCTCTCCTCAGGTAGGTCTGATGGGGCGTTGTTGGGTTTGAGGTGGGTCCACTCTCTGGTGGTCAGGTCTAGCCGGTGCAGGTCAGTGCTGTAAAGGTAGCCTGTTGTCCCGCCAAACACATAGAGGTATCCATTTATGATGACCATCGCCTGGAAATGGACACTACTTAGATGTTTTGTTGGTGGAATACACCGCTACATATAGTAGTTAAAGCATTATGAATAAATGATAACAGGGAACAACATTTAAGGACTAGgaagaacaattatttaaaaaaaataataataaaaacataccTGTCCGTAGATCTTGTTGGGTTTCTTCCCTCTGCAGTTGAGCAGGTTCCATcgtttgtactgtacattgcaaACATGGACGTCATTGCCGTTGTTCTCACCAAATGGAATCCCTGTGCCACCAAATACAAGCAAGTTGTTGCCGTGTAaaacagctgagagagagagagagagagagagagagagagagaattagtCACTACTACAGTTTAAAATCTTGCTCAGAATACCTAATAAGGTTGCCTTTAATCTGCATACTGGACTATTTCACTCCATAAAGCTTTAAAGAGTAACAATCTCTGGTTCAGTATTAAGGAAGACCACTGCAGtagcgaaacaagctacaatacAAGTTGTGGAGCAATTGCGGACCTTCATCCACAATAGGGCTTGTTTTGTCAAGGACATGCTCAGatcaacaatcaccactctggtttggttgaaggaaaccccacaaaaaaaattatttttggtgGAAGAAATTGACGAAGCAAATTTGCCTTGTAGAATTACATAGCAGCCTGGTTTGCAGCTGACAGGACTCCATTCTCGCTTTATACTAGACCACTGTCTACTGGCATAGGAGAATAGGGTccagtttgaagaaaaaaaaaaaattgtattaccCAAGTTAGAGcttcaaacatacagtattaaaatgtatttaaaaaaggtccCGTATGAATTTTGGGCCACTCGTGACACCAAAGAGCAAATTATGATGAATTGTTCTCCATGTTGTTTGTAGGTCACAAGCTTCTATagttaataatataattaaaaggAATAACATACATTGTAAAAAAGGTATAAATGAGCCAATAAAAGGAAAGACAGACTGCAGGTTTATGCAGccaaaacattcaacatttaaagATAGGTTTTGCAAATGGTCTATGACATAGgagtgttttttcctttttgggtAGCTCATTCATCAGATCAAACTAAGCCTGTGTACATTTGACTTGAAgtcactgaaagaaaaaaaaaaaagacaatcaggTAATCTGGTTATTTAGGTGCATGTAAACTTACTAATTGTTTGCAGTGCTTTCATAGAAATCATTAAAGCTGCATCGGGGAGTTTTCTTGTCAACAAAGTTTCTGTTTACATTCTGTGTTACTCAGCAAAACTTATTGTGTGGACCTTGAACTCTCACAACAAGTAGTTGATGAATACATTTGGTCggtaaaacatttgaaaagcacATTTTTACAAGTGTGAACCCAGCATTGTTTAGCCTCAAGTATATTTACCCCTGCCTTTGTTGGCACATTGCAGTGTTCCCTGATGCATTACCGCCTTCTGTAGATCAGTGGAATAGTGTGAAACCACTGGCAGGGATGAGTACTGTATCACAAACCGTGACGTTCCATAGTCCGATTAGTGGTTGCAAATTCTACAAGGTACCTTTAAATAAGACCAGTAGGTGGTTCTAAAAGGAGATCAGGTGGGTGTGAGCAGAAGGTTTCATTCTGATTAGAAATGATGAGCGGCACATCAGTCTTTACCTGACATAGAGGCCAGCTCTGTGGGCATGTAACCCTCCGTGCGGACCTGCTGCCAGGTGGCTGTGGCAAAATGAAACCGCCAAAGCTCCCTGAAAAGAGGGTAGTCTTCATTCTCTGACCCGCCTGCCTCCTCAAAGTCTGGGTTGTAGCCTCCAAACACATACAGGTTGGTGCTGTCTGCAACACAGCGGTGTCCGCTCCGAGCGGGGGGTACACAGTGTCCTGTGGGAGGAACAGGTTCAAGATAGACAGAAGGTGAGCGACCTGATGTAGATGTAAATGGAAATTATGTAACCGTAAAAGAATATAAATCTTACAGCGTAAATATTGAGACAACACAATGTGTATCATGTTGTGCTCACCAAATCTTGTCTATTTTCTGTACCTACAAACACTGTACGTGAAAGTGAGCACTTAGTCGGTCTTTATAACGTCACAGTTACTGTATGCATGTGATGGGAGCGGGACCACTCAGTCCCACAGTCAGTTTATCTGACCTAGCTCTCCTTCTCTGAGGAGGAACACTCTGTGGGGAGGTCATGCTATTTGAGCACCTTCTCTCAGAAACCTGTTGGGGATCCGCAGGTTGGGGCAGGAAGGGGAGAAGATGCGCCGAGCCTGAAGCCACCGTGCCCGCTTCTTGGAGCCTGTAAATCAGTCACcatatgaaaagtaaaaaaaagaaagaaaaaaaaaacacaataaggaGACAGAAATATAGTTAATTTACAGCCTTAATTTCAGAGGTTGGATGAATGACACTACTGACATCTAAGGTTTTACAATTTGTAGGGAAAAAAAGTCTGGTTAAAATGTTTGTCATCAGAACTAGTAGATACCACAAAAGTGGACCTTGTCACGGACTGGGAGTTATACCGACTGTTGGTCTATTGACTTTAGCTTAATGTTAATGATGTACCAAATGTCCTTATTTCTGTCATGGTACATATTTTATGGAGTTGAAGGTTGTTTGACCCATCGAACATTCATATAACTTTCATAACTTACTATTGTGGGCATGTAATGGATATTTACACAACAGTGAGGCAACCTCGCTAACCGTTATGTTGTCGGTTATCAGCAGTACCTCCTGCCTACATTAAGCTAATGCTTGACCCCCTCTCTCATTCTCATCAGTCGCACATATTCTAATCGATATCTAAAGAATATAACGAATTAGATGCCTGCTGGGTTCACTTAGCTACTGATTTATGCGGTCTTCCGTAGCAACGTCAGCTAGCTTTGGCCTGTGAGCGGTAACGTTAGCGGTGATACACCACGTCGCTAACTCACAAAGCTCAGGGGTGTAGtgtacacaaagacaaaataacaatgaCTAAAGTTACCTAGATTAACCATTAATTCACTGTTTTCTGTGCTGACTGTACCACGCTGCATGTTCTTGCAAGACAGTGGGTTTCGTGTACAAACCTGATTCGCGAATGGAGGGCCTCCACGATAGTTTCTCAAACTTATTGAGCTGGCTCAAGGTTCCGTCATGTTCGGCCGACGACATCTCGACAGTGaaccacacagacagacagggttTACACCCgcacctggacctggacctgga contains:
- the LOC117949573 gene encoding kelch domain-containing protein 10-like, whose translation is MSSAEHDGTLSQLNKFEKLSWRPSIRESGSKKRARWLQARRIFSPSCPNLRIPNRFLREGHCVPPARSGHRCVADSTNLYVFGGYNPDFEEAGGSENEDYPLFRELWRFHFATATWQQVRTEGYMPTELASMSAVLHGNNLLVFGGTGIPFGENNGNDVHVCNVQYKRWNLLNCRGKKPNKIYGQAMVIINGYLYVFGGTTGYLYSTDLHRLDLTTREWTHLKPNNAPSDLPEERYRHELAHDGQRIYILGGGTSWTSYTLEKIHAYNLETNYWEEIVTKPHEKIGYPAARRCHSCVQVKDEVFICGGYNGELILSDLWKINLQTFQWTKLPAAMPEPAYFHSAAVTPAGCMYLHGGVVNMSGNKRTGSLYKVWLAVPSLLELTWEKLLKTFPHLAQLSTLQLLSMGLTHALIQRLK